In Dermacentor variabilis isolate Ectoservices chromosome 7, ASM5094787v1, whole genome shotgun sequence, a genomic segment contains:
- the LOC142588693 gene encoding uncharacterized protein LOC142588693, with translation MPRVGKLEPSDAQTSCEEYRERAAQYLIANDVPDDKQRAVLLPCCGAATYTLLQSLLALVKPCEAKSTSILDILGKHFSPKPSEVDATFKFNSGTRQAGEAAADYFASLNKLADDCEFRPFRDKMLHGYAVAGINNETLQRRLLELPDLMLDMAKETVIAMEAASKDLQVLSMAPAPFAEPTNIVSRDSA, from the coding sequence ATGCCACGCGTCGGCAAGCTGGAGCCGTCCGACGCACAGACGAGCTGCGAAGAATATCGAGAGCGAGCTGCACAGTACTTAATTGCCAACGACGTGCCGGATGACAAGCAACGGGCTGTCTTGCTCCCGTGTTGTGGCGCGGCCACATACACCCTGCTTCAGAGCCTGCTGGCGCTCGTGAAGCCGTGCGAGGCAAAATCGACCAGCATTTTGGATATCCTCGGGAAACATTTCTCGCCGAAACCGTCGGAAGTTGATGCTACCTTCAAATTCAACTCTGGAACGCGTCAGGCGGGTGAAGCGGCTGCCGACTACTTTGCATCATTGAACAAACTAGCTGACGACTGCGAGTTTCGCCCATTTCGCGACAAAATGCTGCATGGCTACGCCGTTGCGGGAATTAACAATGAAACTTTGCAGAGGCGACTGTTGGAGCTGCCGGACTTGATGCTGGACATGGCCAAGGAAACCGTTATCGCGATGGAGGCGGCAAGCAAGGATTTGCAAGTGCTTTCCATGGCACCTGCGCCGTTTGCCGAGCCGACCAACATTGTGTCACGTGACTCCGCGTGA